One segment of Asaia bogorensis NBRC 16594 DNA contains the following:
- the asnB gene encoding asparagine synthase (glutamine-hydrolyzing), whose product MCGIAGMACRHGYAPDPAILQIMAQALRHRGPDGEGFHETGSAALVHRRLSIVDLGGGAQPLIQGPIALVANGEIYNDPALRATLADAPFKTGSDCESPLFLWPDCDTAYTFELRGMYAIALLDETGPDTVMALSRDPFGIKPLYYAEIEQGVIFASEAQALLATGLVTRSVREAARDQLLQVQFVAGRETIYPGIKRVLPGETLRFVNGVLDRASKLPARHGTINRDLSEEMALSRLDHALMDSVQAHERADVPFGMFLSGGIDSTAVLAAMTRLGRGAPLAWTARFDTGSVDESAQAAETARVLGAKHHVLTITESMVWRHLPEIVACLDDPVADYAVIPSWFLAREARKDVTVILSGEGGDELFGGYGRYRRAMRPWWRGGRLPWRRGMMDGLCRLPTGGQWKKDFTPPFEQTRLRSVQGLDLNEWLPNDLLIKLDRCLMAHAIEGRTPLLDPVMSALAWSLPDHLKVKGSHGKYLLRRWLEKNVPGSSPFAPKQGFTVPVGQWIGARSARLGPLVAEAQAFKGVLEAQDIRRIFDRAEGRRERHAAWALLFYALWYRIHIERIPCDGDVFDTLAA is encoded by the coding sequence ATGTGTGGTATCGCGGGCATGGCATGTCGTCACGGGTATGCGCCTGACCCGGCAATCCTTCAGATCATGGCTCAGGCGCTGCGTCACCGCGGTCCTGATGGCGAGGGATTCCATGAGACAGGATCAGCGGCGCTTGTTCATCGCCGTCTCTCGATTGTCGACCTGGGAGGGGGCGCGCAACCTCTAATTCAGGGGCCGATTGCGCTTGTTGCCAATGGCGAGATCTATAACGATCCGGCCCTGCGCGCGACGCTTGCCGATGCGCCATTCAAGACGGGCAGCGACTGTGAATCGCCCCTGTTTCTCTGGCCCGATTGCGATACCGCCTATACGTTCGAGCTGCGCGGCATGTACGCCATAGCGCTTCTGGATGAGACTGGGCCTGATACGGTCATGGCCCTCAGTCGTGATCCGTTCGGTATCAAGCCGCTCTATTACGCCGAGATCGAGCAGGGGGTGATCTTTGCCTCTGAGGCGCAGGCATTACTCGCGACGGGTCTTGTCACGCGCAGCGTGCGCGAGGCCGCCCGAGACCAGTTGCTTCAGGTGCAGTTCGTTGCGGGGCGTGAGACGATCTATCCCGGCATCAAGCGCGTCCTGCCCGGCGAAACCCTGCGTTTCGTTAATGGCGTGCTGGATCGCGCCAGCAAACTGCCCGCCCGTCATGGCACGATCAACCGGGATCTGAGCGAGGAGATGGCGCTCTCACGCCTCGATCATGCCCTTATGGATAGTGTGCAGGCGCATGAGCGGGCCGATGTGCCTTTCGGCATGTTTCTCTCTGGCGGCATAGATAGCACGGCGGTTCTTGCGGCCATGACGCGCCTTGGCCGCGGGGCGCCTCTGGCCTGGACCGCACGTTTTGACACCGGCTCGGTCGATGAGAGCGCGCAGGCGGCGGAGACCGCCCGTGTGCTGGGCGCGAAGCACCATGTGCTGACCATTACCGAAAGCATGGTCTGGCGCCATCTGCCTGAAATCGTGGCCTGCCTGGATGATCCGGTGGCGGATTATGCCGTGATCCCCAGCTGGTTTCTGGCGCGTGAGGCGCGTAAGGATGTGACCGTGATACTGAGCGGTGAGGGGGGTGATGAGCTCTTTGGCGGCTATGGCCGCTATCGCCGCGCCATGCGCCCCTGGTGGCGGGGCGGCCGTCTGCCCTGGCGGCGCGGCATGATGGACGGGCTTTGCCGTCTGCCTACGGGGGGGCAGTGGAAGAAGGATTTCACGCCACCCTTTGAGCAGACGCGTCTGCGATCCGTGCAGGGCCTCGATCTGAATGAATGGCTGCCGAATGACCTGCTGATCAAGCTCGATCGCTGCCTCATGGCCCATGCCATCGAGGGCAGGACCCCCTTGCTCGATCCGGTCATGAGCGCACTGGCCTGGTCCTTGCCCGATCATCTCAAGGTGAAGGGCAGCCACGGCAAATATCTGTTACGACGCTGGCTAGAGAAGAATGTGCCGGGGTCGTCGCCTTTTGCGCCCAAGCAGGGATTCACTGTGCCGGTCGGGCAGTGGATTGGCGCCCGTTCCGCCCGTCTCGGGCCATTGGTGGCTGAGGCGCAAGCGTTCAAGGGCGTGCTGGAGGCGCAGGACATTCGTCGGATTTTCGATCGCGCAGAGGGGCGGCGCGAGCGTCATGCTGCCTGGGCGTTGCTCTTCTATGCCCTGTGGTACCGGATCCATATCGAGCGAATCCCATGCGATGGCGATGTGTTCGACACGCTCGCCGCCTGA
- a CDS encoding glycosyltransferase, producing the protein MREREGNRSLPERHFTPLRIAHVMAGARSGGAELFYERLCMAQHEAGHDVRAILRRDPAREARLGARHVTTEAMRFGGRLDLLTPWRLRRSLKRFQPDVTIAWMSRAARMMPAGPWPVAGRLGGYYDLANYRKCSDLVGNTRGLTRWMVAQGWDAGRVHYLPNFANDLAHVKPQRPDCVPEGRPFILALGRLHRNKAFDVLIRAMKQLPGVHLVIAGEGPEREALTVLARGEGVSDRVHMPGWVQDSGPWLKACDLLVCPSRIEPLGNVVIEALSAARPVVASAIQGPEEVLAGTQDGLLAPTEDPEAFAREIATVLETPALAASLCVNGRARFEREFAAPVVLARWDDFLHALASGHSGER; encoded by the coding sequence ATGCGTGAGCGGGAGGGCAATCGGAGCCTGCCGGAGCGACATTTCACCCCTCTGCGCATCGCTCACGTCATGGCGGGCGCACGTAGTGGGGGCGCCGAACTTTTCTATGAACGCCTGTGCATGGCCCAGCATGAGGCCGGTCATGATGTCAGGGCGATCCTTCGTCGTGATCCTGCGCGCGAAGCGCGGCTGGGTGCTCGGCACGTCACCACTGAGGCCATGCGTTTCGGTGGGCGGCTCGATCTGCTGACGCCTTGGCGTCTGCGTCGCTCCCTCAAACGGTTTCAGCCTGACGTGACCATCGCCTGGATGAGCCGCGCCGCCCGTATGATGCCGGCAGGGCCGTGGCCCGTCGCGGGAAGGCTGGGCGGCTATTACGACCTTGCCAATTACCGGAAATGCTCCGACCTCGTGGGCAATACCCGCGGGCTGACACGATGGATGGTGGCCCAGGGCTGGGATGCAGGGCGGGTGCATTATCTGCCCAATTTCGCCAATGATCTGGCCCATGTGAAGCCGCAGCGCCCCGATTGCGTACCGGAGGGGCGGCCGTTCATTCTGGCTCTGGGCAGGCTGCATCGCAACAAGGCCTTTGATGTTCTGATACGCGCCATGAAGCAGTTACCCGGCGTTCATCTCGTCATTGCGGGTGAGGGGCCGGAGCGCGAAGCCCTTACCGTTCTTGCGCGTGGTGAGGGCGTATCTGATCGCGTCCATATGCCCGGCTGGGTGCAGGATAGTGGCCCGTGGCTGAAGGCGTGCGACCTGCTGGTTTGTCCGTCGCGTATCGAACCTCTGGGCAATGTGGTGATCGAGGCGCTATCGGCGGCGCGTCCTGTCGTGGCGAGCGCGATACAGGGGCCGGAGGAGGTTCTGGCCGGAACGCAGGACGGGCTGCTCGCGCCCACCGAAGATCCCGAGGCCTTTGCGCGGGAAATTGCGACGGTACTCGAAACGCCTGCGCTGGCGGCATCGCTATGCGTCAATGGCAGGGCACGTTTTGAACGCGAGTTTGCCGCCCCGGTCGTGCTGGCGCGTTGGGATGATTTCCTGCATGCGCTGGCCTCGGGCCATAGCGGGGAGCGTTAG
- a CDS encoding glycosyltransferase family 9 protein yields the protein MKRILFITANRLGDAVISSGVLAELRRLHPDARITVACGPVAASYFEPCPSVDRVIVVSKKRYDLHWLGLWWGCVGTFWTRIVDLRGSGVSLFLPTLHRRILRGGRRPGARIGHLAALFRGRKTLMPEIWCRPEQEVLAAEILPATRRYCALAPTANWEGKIWPAPHFIDVGRAMQARGLTPVIFYGPGEAEKALARPVIEALAASGLEEGRGAIDLGGEGSLGLVGALLRRCALFVGNDSGLMHLSAAAGTPTLGLFGPSRASEYAPTGRKAHFVAAPGPEGKAPIAGLTVATVLAEIETLLAGEGEAHHGG from the coding sequence ATGAAGCGCATCCTGTTCATCACGGCCAACCGTCTGGGTGATGCCGTCATCTCCTCCGGTGTGCTGGCCGAACTGCGCCGCCTTCATCCGGATGCCCGAATCACCGTGGCTTGCGGGCCTGTCGCAGCGAGCTATTTCGAGCCATGCCCCTCGGTCGATCGGGTAATCGTGGTCAGCAAGAAGCGCTACGACCTGCATTGGCTTGGCCTGTGGTGGGGCTGTGTGGGCACGTTCTGGACCCGGATTGTCGATCTGCGCGGTTCGGGCGTCTCGCTTTTTCTGCCGACATTGCATCGCCGTATCCTGCGCGGTGGCCGTCGGCCGGGCGCGCGTATCGGCCATCTGGCAGCGTTGTTTCGGGGCAGGAAGACGCTCATGCCCGAAATCTGGTGTCGTCCGGAGCAGGAGGTTCTTGCTGCCGAGATTCTGCCGGCGACGAGGCGTTATTGCGCCCTCGCGCCGACCGCCAACTGGGAAGGCAAGATCTGGCCCGCCCCGCACTTCATCGATGTCGGTCGGGCCATGCAGGCACGAGGGCTGACCCCTGTCATTTTCTATGGCCCCGGCGAGGCAGAGAAGGCACTCGCACGGCCCGTCATCGAGGCGCTTGCGGCATCCGGCCTAGAGGAGGGGAGAGGCGCCATCGATCTTGGCGGAGAAGGGAGCCTTGGCCTCGTAGGTGCCTTGCTGCGCCGCTGTGCCCTGTTTGTCGGCAATGATTCGGGGCTGATGCATCTATCGGCGGCGGCCGGTACGCCAACACTTGGTCTCTTCGGCCCCAGTCGCGCCTCGGAATATGCGCCGACGGGCAGGAAGGCACATTTCGTTGCGGCACCCGGCCCGGAGGGCAAGGCCCCGATTGCTGGGCTCACTGTTGCGACCGTTCTGGCCGAAATCGAGACCCTGCTGGCGGGAGAGGGAGAGGCGCATCATGGCGGTTGA
- the dnaQ gene encoding DNA polymerase III subunit epsilon — MKRSILFDTETTGLDPATGDRVIEIAALELIDDLPTGEAFHVLINPERDVPPEASRVHGFTLDDLLDKPKFAEIVDGFLAFIGNDEMIAHNAPFDFGFINAELKACGKAPLDRARMIDTLEMAKKRYPGLPNSLDALCRRHDIDLSARTTHNALLDCKLLSEVYLELMGGRQRGLGLAVSGSGGGVATYRGNPDRRPRPMSPPDEATKAAHEAFVTGLKEPIWLQ; from the coding sequence ATGAAAAGGTCCATCCTTTTCGATACGGAAACCACAGGGCTCGACCCGGCGACCGGCGATCGCGTGATCGAAATCGCAGCGCTCGAACTGATTGACGATCTCCCGACCGGGGAGGCGTTCCACGTGCTGATCAACCCCGAGCGTGACGTGCCGCCCGAGGCCAGCCGTGTGCACGGCTTCACGCTCGATGACCTGCTCGATAAACCGAAATTTGCCGAGATTGTGGACGGTTTTCTGGCCTTCATCGGCAATGATGAGATGATTGCCCATAACGCGCCGTTCGATTTTGGCTTCATCAATGCCGAACTCAAGGCATGCGGCAAGGCGCCCCTCGATCGCGCGCGTATGATCGATACACTCGAGATGGCCAAGAAACGCTATCCCGGTCTGCCCAACTCGCTCGATGCGCTGTGTCGTCGTCATGACATCGATCTGTCAGCACGTACCACCCATAATGCACTGCTCGACTGCAAGCTGCTTTCCGAGGTCTATCTGGAGTTGATGGGCGGTCGCCAGCGCGGTCTGGGTCTGGCGGTGTCTGGGAGCGGCGGTGGTGTTGCCACCTATCGCGGCAACCCCGATCGCAGACCGCGCCCCATGTCCCCGCCGGATGAGGCGACGAAAGCGGCTCACGAGGCCTTCGTAACGGGACTGAAAGAGCCGATCTGGCTGCAATGA
- the coaE gene encoding dephospho-CoA kinase (Dephospho-CoA kinase (CoaE) performs the final step in coenzyme A biosynthesis.) — MIGLTGGMGAGKSTVAHFLCRAGWPVFDADRAVHALQAKNGAAVPALARLWPETVKEGAVDRAALRQTVIGHPERIAALEAIIHPLVRKARQDFLRQMRRRRMRFCVLDIPLLFETGADRDCDLVVVVTAPLPVRLRRIMRRRSMSEAQARALLSRQMSDNERNRRADLLLRNGLSRGHTAQQMKRMMRTLENAA; from the coding sequence GTGATCGGCCTGACGGGCGGCATGGGAGCAGGCAAGAGCACGGTCGCGCATTTTCTTTGCAGGGCTGGATGGCCGGTTTTCGATGCAGATCGCGCTGTCCATGCCCTTCAGGCGAAAAATGGTGCGGCTGTTCCGGCACTCGCCCGGCTCTGGCCTGAAACGGTGAAAGAAGGGGCGGTCGATCGCGCAGCTCTGCGCCAGACCGTCATCGGGCATCCGGAGCGCATTGCAGCCCTTGAGGCGATTATCCATCCGCTCGTTCGCAAGGCGAGGCAGGATTTCCTGCGCCAGATGCGCCGGCGCAGAATGCGGTTTTGTGTGCTGGATATACCGCTTCTTTTCGAGACCGGAGCCGATCGTGACTGCGATCTGGTCGTTGTGGTGACGGCGCCGTTGCCCGTGCGTCTGCGCCGGATCATGCGCCGACGCTCAATGAGCGAGGCCCAGGCGCGTGCATTGCTGTCACGTCAGATGAGCGATAACGAACGCAATCGGCGCGCTGATCTGCTGTTGCGTAATGGCCTCTCGCGCGGCCATACCGCGCAGCAGATGAAACGCATGATGAGAACCCTGGAGAACGCAGCATGA